In Leptospira stimsonii, a single window of DNA contains:
- the fliG gene encoding flagellar motor switch protein FliG has product MLNKKTNLTGRQKAAIFLIAVGSEVSSEIFKHLREDEIEQITFEIARLDKITPEDKEKVLVEFNELMMAQEFISNGGIDFARGLLEKALGNQKAIDIINRLTSSLQVRPFDFIRRTDPQHLLNFIQNEHPQTIALILSYLDPQKASNILSNLPHTIQAEVAKRIATMDRVSPDVLREVERVLERKLSTLASEDYTSAGGIDSVVEILNLVDRGTEKTIIEALEEEDPELAEEIKKRMFVFEDIVLLDDRAIQKVMREVDNSDLAKALKSVDTEVQEKIFKNMSKRAANLLREDMDFMGPIRIKDVEDAQQKIVNIIRKLEDAGEIVVARAGEDELVM; this is encoded by the coding sequence GTGCTCAATAAGAAGACCAACTTAACCGGAAGACAAAAGGCCGCCATTTTTCTCATCGCGGTCGGAAGCGAAGTGTCTTCGGAGATTTTTAAGCACCTCCGAGAAGACGAGATCGAACAGATTACGTTTGAAATAGCCCGTCTCGATAAGATCACACCGGAAGATAAGGAAAAAGTTTTAGTAGAATTCAACGAGCTCATGATGGCTCAAGAATTCATCTCAAACGGTGGTATCGACTTTGCCCGCGGCCTTTTGGAAAAGGCTCTTGGAAACCAGAAAGCGATCGATATCATCAATCGTCTTACTTCCTCTTTACAAGTAAGACCTTTCGACTTTATTCGAAGAACGGATCCCCAGCACTTATTAAACTTTATCCAGAACGAACACCCTCAGACAATCGCTTTGATTCTTTCGTATTTGGATCCACAAAAAGCTTCCAATATTCTTTCCAACCTTCCTCATACGATTCAAGCTGAAGTTGCAAAACGGATCGCGACCATGGACAGGGTGAGCCCGGACGTTTTGAGAGAAGTAGAACGGGTTCTCGAAAGAAAACTTTCCACATTGGCTTCAGAAGACTATACTTCTGCCGGTGGTATCGATTCCGTCGTTGAGATTTTGAACTTGGTAGACCGGGGAACGGAAAAGACGATCATCGAAGCGTTGGAAGAAGAAGATCCGGAACTCGCGGAAGAAATCAAAAAACGGATGTTTGTCTTCGAAGATATCGTTCTCCTCGATGACCGGGCTATTCAGAAAGTCATGAGAGAAGTGGACAACTCCGATCTCGCAAAAGCGTTGAAATCGGTCGATACTGAAGTTCAGGAGAAAATCTTTAAGAACATGTCTAAACGTGCGGCAAACCTTTTACGGGAGGACATGGACTTTATGGGTCCGATCCGAATTAAGGACGTGGAAGACGCACAGCAAAAAATCGTAAACATCATTCGTAAACTGGAAGACGCCGGTGAAATCGTTGTCGCTCGCGCGGGTGAAGACGAACTGGTTATGTGA
- a CDS encoding arsenate reductase family protein, with amino-acid sequence MKLKVYEYKNCSTCRNALKYLSGKKVELEVLPIRDTPPKKSELKTMLKYVGNDSKRLFNTSGGDYKELGLKDKLASMPIEDQLDLLSKNGNLVKRPFVLGEGFGFVGFKEDEWKKQIR; translated from the coding sequence ATGAAACTCAAGGTTTATGAATATAAAAACTGTAGTACTTGCAGAAACGCTCTCAAATACCTTTCCGGTAAAAAAGTAGAATTAGAAGTTCTTCCGATTCGAGATACGCCTCCAAAGAAAAGCGAACTAAAAACGATGTTGAAATACGTGGGAAATGATTCGAAAAGACTCTTCAACACTTCCGGAGGAGATTACAAAGAATTGGGTTTGAAAGACAAGCTGGCTTCTATGCCGATCGAAGATCAATTGGATCTTCTTTCCAAGAATGGCAACTTAGTGAAACGTCCTTTTGTTCTTGGGGAAGGTTTCGGTTTTGTCGGTTTCAAAGAGGACGAATGGAAAAAACAGATTCGATAA
- a CDS encoding FG-GAP-like repeat-containing protein produces the protein MRFRLLFIYFIVIFLESCAVKSMNNFCDEKGSLFYENLLVSYFINGGEANSCGVSFGAPRPRLLSVGPKGLLNSGFVSGDFDSSVAGVEVSLDSGPFLPAIISGNQWKFQLPAPAVPATIPGSGIWKDWSLHSIGIRSVTSSGQRSIPVVAIVQKGLNKDINGDGYPDALIGSQNSARARAYLSLGQPKGLNSSPITTINGASGFGYSVVLADIDGDGYADATISNTAANFAVFLSLGSSGLLSTTPLTPTTVGTGLLNLAAGDINGDGFSDIVVGSPYDAGNVGNVYAFTSNAVIGQGVSYIQQLSNPGLAGSTQFYGYSIALGDINGDLKSDVMVGAVGSAQNGALFVHLSQGNSFAAQSQTIPGAISNTWYANAAATADVNRDGLADLVLGAYQESGSSGRTYLYLSNAGILTNAINSPVTGISSSQSATSVASGDINGDGYSDILNGGYAYTNAFPGQGSAQTFLFDTNISGLNSTSLNFLTQAVNQGNMGNVISTGDINGDGFSDFLVGAPNSIGGGAFIGKAYLYFSDGAGGYTSAPQIFTDPDATGAFGSSVDL, from the coding sequence ATGAGATTCCGTCTTCTTTTCATTTATTTTATCGTTATTTTTCTAGAATCCTGCGCGGTGAAATCGATGAACAATTTCTGCGATGAAAAGGGATCTCTTTTTTATGAGAATTTACTAGTGAGTTATTTCATTAATGGAGGCGAAGCGAATTCTTGCGGCGTTAGTTTCGGCGCTCCTCGTCCACGCCTTTTGAGCGTAGGACCAAAGGGTCTTTTGAATTCCGGTTTTGTTTCCGGGGATTTTGATTCTTCCGTTGCTGGAGTGGAAGTCTCTTTAGATTCGGGTCCCTTTCTTCCGGCGATTATTTCCGGAAATCAATGGAAATTTCAACTTCCCGCGCCTGCTGTTCCGGCAACAATTCCAGGGTCAGGCATTTGGAAAGACTGGAGTTTGCATTCAATTGGAATTCGTTCCGTTACCTCGAGCGGACAAAGGTCCATTCCGGTGGTAGCGATCGTACAAAAAGGTTTGAATAAAGATATCAATGGTGATGGTTACCCGGACGCGCTCATCGGCTCGCAAAACTCTGCTCGTGCAAGAGCCTATTTATCTCTGGGTCAGCCGAAGGGATTGAATTCTTCACCGATAACAACGATTAACGGAGCGAGCGGTTTTGGATATTCCGTCGTTCTGGCTGATATCGATGGCGATGGATATGCAGACGCAACAATATCCAATACAGCCGCGAACTTCGCTGTCTTCCTCTCTTTAGGATCCAGTGGACTCCTTTCCACCACACCATTGACCCCGACGACGGTTGGAACAGGACTTTTAAATCTTGCGGCCGGGGATATCAATGGAGACGGATTTTCCGATATCGTCGTCGGGTCGCCATACGATGCTGGCAACGTTGGAAATGTTTACGCATTTACATCCAACGCAGTGATTGGACAAGGCGTGAGTTACATTCAACAATTGAGCAATCCTGGACTTGCCGGAAGTACACAATTTTACGGATATTCGATCGCTCTCGGCGATATCAACGGAGATTTAAAATCGGACGTGATGGTTGGAGCGGTTGGGTCAGCCCAAAACGGCGCTCTCTTTGTTCATCTTTCCCAAGGGAATTCTTTCGCGGCGCAGTCTCAAACGATCCCCGGTGCAATTTCAAATACCTGGTACGCGAATGCCGCGGCTACTGCCGACGTAAATCGGGACGGTCTTGCTGACTTAGTTTTAGGAGCTTATCAAGAATCCGGTTCCTCAGGCAGAACGTATCTTTATTTATCCAATGCGGGAATTCTTACAAACGCAATCAACAGTCCAGTTACGGGAATTTCGAGCTCGCAATCAGCAACATCGGTTGCCTCCGGCGATATCAATGGGGACGGATATTCCGATATTTTAAACGGTGGATACGCGTACACAAATGCTTTTCCGGGGCAAGGAAGCGCTCAGACATTCTTATTTGATACAAATATTTCCGGACTTAATTCTACTTCTTTGAATTTCTTAACCCAGGCTGTAAATCAAGGAAATATGGGTAATGTAATTAGTACGGGGGATATCAATGGAGACGGTTTTAGCGACTTTCTCGTCGGTGCCCCGAATTCGATCGGTGGTGGCGCTTTTATAGGTAAGGCCTATTTATATTTTTCCGATGGAGCCGGTGGTTATACTTCAGCTCCACAGATCTTTACCGATCCCGATGCTACTGGGGCCTTCGGAAGTTCCGTGGACTTGTGA
- a CDS encoding nucleoside triphosphate pyrophosphatase, protein MIVLRSRSPRRKQVLESLDLDFRVEPEDVDERSFQNESPLEYLNRITLSKLGNKTEKELLVSCDTIVVHDQRILQKPADFEEAVAILESLAGKTHIVYSGLGIYDRGLEQFAFDSSKVTFRDWTKEQIIEYVETYSPFDKAGSYGIQDTNGPVKRYEGSYTNILGFPIRMFFQYHRIWEKYLKGNQA, encoded by the coding sequence ATGATCGTCCTGAGATCCAGATCCCCTCGCCGAAAACAGGTTCTGGAATCTCTGGATCTAGATTTTCGAGTGGAACCGGAAGACGTCGACGAACGCTCGTTTCAAAACGAAAGTCCATTGGAATACCTCAATCGAATCACACTTTCAAAATTGGGAAATAAGACTGAGAAAGAGCTACTTGTTTCCTGCGATACGATTGTAGTCCACGATCAACGGATTCTTCAAAAACCCGCCGATTTTGAAGAAGCAGTAGCTATTTTAGAAAGTTTAGCCGGCAAAACTCATATCGTATATTCCGGTTTGGGAATCTACGATCGCGGTTTGGAACAATTCGCATTCGATTCCTCCAAAGTGACCTTTCGAGATTGGACAAAAGAGCAAATCATCGAATACGTTGAAACATATTCACCTTTTGATAAGGCGGGAAGTTATGGAATTCAGGACACAAATGGTCCTGTCAAACGTTACGAAGGTTCCTACACAAACATCCTCGGCTTTCCGATCCGGATGTTTTTTCAGTATCATAGAATTTGGGAAAAATATTTAAAAGGAAATCAAGCGTAG
- a CDS encoding L-threonylcarbamoyladenylate synthase, translated as MIISLHPINPEKRKLQQISEDLLEGKVFIFPTDTVYALVADSQSKLGVEKLYELKNIPKNQPLSLLCPSISIASNYIEYLPNEAFRLMKKLTPGPFTFIIRANKNLPRVSFSNQKEKQIGIRIPDAIYLQELMKIHPNPLTSTSVFANDEFIIEVDSLEEIYGSRVEGIIDGGIVAVELSTILDVTGDEIVVVREGKGSDLL; from the coding sequence ATGATTATTTCCCTCCACCCAATCAATCCTGAAAAAAGAAAACTCCAACAGATTTCTGAAGATCTGTTGGAAGGTAAGGTTTTTATTTTTCCGACAGACACGGTTTACGCGCTTGTCGCGGATTCCCAATCCAAATTGGGAGTGGAAAAATTATACGAGTTGAAGAATATTCCGAAAAACCAACCTCTTTCACTTCTCTGCCCGAGTATTTCCATAGCTTCGAATTATATCGAATATCTTCCCAACGAAGCGTTTCGATTGATGAAAAAATTAACTCCCGGTCCGTTTACGTTTATCATTCGGGCGAATAAAAATCTTCCACGAGTTTCTTTTTCCAATCAGAAAGAAAAACAAATCGGGATAAGAATTCCGGACGCAATCTATCTTCAGGAATTAATGAAAATTCATCCGAATCCTCTCACCTCAACGTCCGTATTTGCGAACGATGAGTTTATTATCGAGGTGGATTCTCTGGAAGAGATTTACGGTTCTCGGGTTGAAGGGATTATCGACGGAGGAATCGTCGCGGTCGAGCTTTCAACGATTCTCGATGTTACCGGGGATGAAATTGTCGTTGTTCGAGAAGGAAAGGGTTCGGATCTCCTATAA
- a CDS encoding SDR family NAD(P)-dependent oxidoreductase, which translates to MSNLFNLKNKTVLVTGSTRGIGKHFALGFKEAGAIVYGTGSSEESVKRFEGTGIHGFAADIRQPDAMTSIIESIVKEHGKLDVLVNNAGIAANKPAAFLKEDEIESIIQTNFTGVFRTCASYYKIHKKKGGNIINIASILGMRGTKFASVYSGTKGAVINMTRALAVEWIGSGYRVNAICPGFIDTDMTEMIKEKPEVMEQMVKAIPMGRMGRPEDLVGAAIYLASDASAYVTGQTIVVDGGITAGL; encoded by the coding sequence TTGAGCAATCTCTTTAACTTAAAAAATAAAACGGTCCTTGTAACTGGTTCCACTCGCGGAATTGGAAAACATTTTGCCCTGGGATTTAAAGAAGCCGGAGCAATCGTTTATGGAACCGGCTCTTCGGAAGAATCGGTAAAAAGATTTGAAGGCACCGGTATTCATGGTTTCGCCGCGGACATTCGTCAACCGGATGCAATGACGTCGATCATAGAATCGATCGTAAAAGAACACGGTAAATTGGACGTACTCGTAAATAACGCGGGAATTGCCGCGAATAAACCGGCGGCCTTCTTAAAAGAAGATGAAATCGAATCGATCATTCAAACAAACTTTACTGGAGTTTTTAGAACCTGCGCTTCGTATTACAAGATTCACAAAAAGAAGGGTGGAAATATCATCAATATCGCCTCGATTCTTGGAATGAGAGGAACAAAGTTTGCCTCCGTTTATTCTGGGACCAAAGGTGCGGTAATCAACATGACAAGAGCCTTGGCGGTCGAATGGATCGGATCCGGTTATCGAGTGAATGCGATCTGTCCGGGCTTTATCGATACTGATATGACGGAAATGATCAAAGAGAAACCGGAAGTGATGGAACAGATGGTCAAAGCGATTCCGATGGGAAGAATGGGAAGGCCCGAAGATTTGGTCGGTGCCGCAATTTATCTTGCTAGTGATGCTTCCGCCTATGTTACGGGACAAACGATCGTTGTGGATGGGGGAATCACGGCTGGGCTCTAA
- the holA gene encoding DNA polymerase III subunit delta, whose protein sequence is MATKTKEYKNTIEFLSDIGKELPSIVFVAAKESYEFEILAEKYKEAIRKSGESIEIVIFVSEPGDFERFQSEAFNLDMFSNRKLFIIKSGLEFFKPVSGGKGKNNESLQKQFSNFPDSIQLLVHYNHWEVPSKVLQLFGGKANLIKTKNFYPNETKGGLLQACKEIGVQLEEDAMDEFLHKIPPSMGAYLQSLSKLKLYLSKKVFNKQDIEDVLLFNSELNSSGLVDFFMESDRIRFFKEFRKFQKGKDSLLLFFTILKERIDQLRKYKIISRKYETTLSDEEVYEYLDIQSYSPARKNFVRNRLKKEATFFSDKIIGDLYDFIIDMNIRIKTGSEKEESEFYFNRKMEDFFIQLRRKDRIL, encoded by the coding sequence ATGGCGACTAAAACTAAAGAATACAAAAATACGATCGAGTTTCTTTCGGATATCGGAAAGGAGCTTCCCTCGATCGTTTTCGTTGCTGCAAAAGAATCCTATGAATTCGAAATTCTCGCTGAGAAATACAAAGAAGCAATTCGCAAAAGCGGAGAATCGATCGAAATCGTTATCTTTGTCTCGGAGCCGGGTGATTTCGAAAGATTTCAATCGGAAGCCTTTAACCTGGACATGTTTTCCAATCGAAAATTGTTCATTATCAAATCGGGACTTGAATTTTTTAAACCGGTTTCCGGTGGAAAGGGAAAGAACAATGAATCTTTACAAAAACAATTCTCCAACTTTCCCGATTCCATTCAGCTCTTAGTTCATTACAATCACTGGGAAGTTCCGAGCAAGGTTCTTCAACTTTTTGGCGGAAAAGCCAATCTAATCAAAACGAAAAATTTTTATCCGAACGAAACCAAGGGCGGACTTCTACAGGCTTGCAAAGAAATCGGAGTTCAATTGGAAGAAGATGCGATGGACGAGTTTCTGCACAAGATTCCCCCTTCGATGGGCGCGTATTTGCAATCGCTTTCAAAACTGAAACTCTACCTAAGCAAGAAGGTTTTTAACAAACAAGATATCGAAGACGTTCTTCTCTTTAATTCGGAACTCAACTCGAGCGGCCTGGTGGATTTTTTTATGGAATCGGATCGAATCCGTTTTTTTAAGGAATTCAGAAAATTTCAGAAAGGGAAGGATTCCCTTCTTCTTTTTTTTACGATTCTAAAAGAAAGAATCGATCAGCTCAGAAAATACAAAATCATTTCTAGAAAGTATGAAACGACTCTTTCCGACGAAGAAGTTTACGAGTATTTGGACATTCAATCTTATAGTCCGGCTAGAAAGAATTTCGTGAGAAACCGTCTGAAAAAGGAAGCAACGTTCTTTTCCGATAAGATCATCGGAGACCTCTACGATTTTATCATTGATATGAATATTAGAATCAAAACCGGATCAGAAAAGGAAGAATCGGAATTCTATTTCAATCGAAAGATGGAAGATTTTTTTATTCAGCTTCGCCGGAAAGACCGAATTCTATAA